The sequence TGCATTTCCTGACGTAATTTCAAATCCAGTGCACCCAGAGGTTCATCCAGCAAAAGAATTTCCGGCTCATTAACAATTGCCCTGGCAATTGCAACCCTTTGCTGTTGGCCGCCGGAGAGCTGATCAATCCGTCTATTCTCGTATCCAACCAAGTTCACTTGTCTTAAAGCTTTTTCCACTTTTTCTTTAATCAAGCTTTTGTTCATCTTTTTTATTTTCAGACCAAAAGCTATGTTCTCATAAACATTCAAATGTGGAAAAAGAGCATACTTTTGAAACACAGTATTAACGTTTCTCTTGTAAGGCGGTAGATTACTGATGTCATTACCATGATGCAGAATAATTCCTTCATCAGGTTTTTCAAATCCTCCTATAAGTCTTAAGGTTGTGGTTTTACCACAACCACTTGGGCCAAGGAGGGTAAGGAATTCGTTCTTCCTTACGTCCAAAGTCAGGTTTTTCAAAACCACCTGATCATCAAAACTCTTCGTAACATTTTCCAATCTTATAACAACATTCCTCTCCACGGCAACCTCCTAAAAAGTTGGGGGCGTACTGACCCAAATGACTTGAGCGTCGCTTTCTCCCACATTTACTATATAATGTTTTCTTGTTGATTCAAAATAGAAAGACTCTCCTTCATTAACCCGATAACACTCATTACCTATGTGTACCTCAATGCTTCCTTTCACCACATAGCCGAATTCCTCTCCTTCATGGGGGTGGTCCTCCAGCGACCTGCCTCCGGGCTGGAGAGTCATACGTATGGGCTCCATCGCATTCTTCTGTGAATTAGGTACAACCCATTCTATGGTGTTTTTAAGTTCGTTATCTGTTTTTGAAAAATAGTCTTTCTCTCTGAAAACAATTTGTTTGTCTTCAGAATCACTGAAAAAAGTCTTCAAATCCGTACCCAGACACTGGAGGATATCAACCAGCGTATTAATGGACGGCGAAGTAAGGTCGTTTTCAATCTGGCTGATAAAGCCTTTCGAAAGCTCCGCCCTGTCGGCCAATTCCTCCTGTGTCATTTGATTAGCGATTCTAAGCTGTCTTATTTTTGCTCCAATCTGCATAAATATCCATCCCGTAAAAAATTAAGAATCATAATAAAAAAATTAAGTTTTACTAAACCAAAAGTTTACTTATAGTAAACATCTAGATTTTATTATATGACGATTTTTTGATTTGTCAAGAAAAATTTTTTTATCATAATAATGTATAAAAATCCCTTAAATTCCCCGGATAATTCCATACAGTCAGGTATTTTTATGTAGTATTTTGATATTAATTATATGCTGAAATATCAAAAATGGATAAAAATATATATTGTAATATATAGATTGTAATATATGTAAGATTTTTACTATGATTTGCATGACAGGAATTGCGAAGACAGGGTTTAGAAACAGCACTTTTAACCATTATTTTCTGCAATAATTGCAATTGATTCACTGTTATCGGTATATTCCTTACCGGTAAAATCAGAATAAATTTCTTTTTTTAAGTGCGCTTCCAGCATTCCTTTTGATATATGTTCATCATCCCAAAACATTTCTTCGCCTTTTTCAAACAGCCTTGGTTTTTCACTGCTGATGCTTAACAGCGCCATATCCAGCTTACCGGTGTTTATTAAATTCACAATTTCACTTCCCATCTAAAGACTACTAGTAATTACATACCGCTTTTGCATTTTCCAGCAACTTTTGACGCAAACAATAACTGAATTGAAAAACTATTTTTCCAATTTGTAAAGATTATTATCTCTTCTGCCAAAATACTCAACTAATTCTTTAAGTTGTAGATAATGAGAATCTATTACAACTTCCAAAGGTTCTTCCAAATCCACATAGTATTTGTTAAAAACTTCTATCAATTTATCTGCAGTCTGAAGAACTATTTTTAATTTTTCTATTTCTTCACTGCCTAAAGCCAGCTCCTCTTTTCCCTCCGCCGTTGCTTTTAATTGTCCAAAAAAGTTTACTATAGGAGTCATCATTTGCGCAAAATTTGACCAATAAAAATCTGGTTGATTGTATATTTCTTTAAATTGCTCATTTCCATACACCCATGTGTAATTTACATAATAAGTATTAAATCCCACATTCAGCGTATCAAATCCCGTGTAGAGCATATCAGCTTCCCTATAAGTAATTGACTTTCTATTAATTATGTTTTCCAACTGGTCTCTGGAGTGAAGTATCAATCCACTCATAGCACTAAAATAATCATATCCAAGCAACTGATGTGCATAGTATTTATGAATGGAGTAATTATATGAATATTTCGACCACAAAATGGTGTTAAACATTAAAAACAAAGCAAACAAACAGCTAATATGACTATAATGTACCTGTATACAGCCAATTTATCCACATTATTCAATTTACCTATCATATTATTCAATTTATTTATCATATCATCCCCTCATTCTACCTCGGGTGGCTCAATCTCGAATTATTTTTTAAGTTCGAAACAGCAAGCCCTCCTAAAATTTCAGGTTCTTTCCCTTTTCCGGAATTAGTTTTTTACCAAATGTTCTGTCGGAATGAACATTCCTCATACTTATTCTGTTATCTTGACAGTAATTTTTTACTTTAAGCAGACGCTTGTCCATTACTAAATAATTTGTGAAATTTTAGATAATTCCTTTAAATTACCGGAAAATCTATTTCAATATCCCGGCTTCTGACAATACATTCTCTATCCTCCATGGTAATTTAAATCCATCCATTTGAAAAACCTATCATACACTTCACCTTTGTAATCTTCTGTCAACAACGTTTTCTCTCTGAAAACTTCAACCAATTCTCCGTCTATGTAGTCCTTTACTACCAATGTCTGCATACCTTCACTATCGGGATCTCCCATTTCCAAATATCTCACACAGGTCAACTTTCCGTCAATATACTTATAATACCGTGTTTCATTTGCCGCGGCACTACTCCTCCAATATCCCTTGACCACTTTTGAGTTATTGTCAAATTGCGGTATGGATATTTCACTTAGGCCAGGAGATTCCTCAAACCTTTCAGACGAAGGATTCCAAATCCAAAACTTACAATAATAGTTAGCCATGCCTCTGTTATAAACATAGCAAAAATCCATATATCCGTCGAAATTGGCATCGACTGTTTCATAATCTTTAAAAAGCGAATCCAATGTTTTATCTTCTATAACTTGCACCGGTGAAGACATATCATTGACGTCATAAATCGAAATATTCAGCACGCTGTCGTAGAATTCATCATTTTCTCCCTCTTCAAAAGGCCGTGCTTCCATTATCACTTTAAAGCTGTGTTTTCCATCCCCAATATCAATAGTAAATGATTCTTTCATATCTTCACTGGTCGGTTTGCCATCATTTTGACTGGTCTTGTCTTCTGTTTTTTCATTTTCAGAACTGTTACCATTTTCTGTTTTCGGTTTTTCAATCTTATTGTTAGGTTCAGGAATTTCTTTTTTCTGATTTGCCGTACATCCTAACAATCCAAAACATAAAAATATAATCACAATCGCCAGCTTTTTGATATTCATTTCCCGTAACTCCTTTAAAATAATAGTTGAGATGACATTCTCCATTATAAAAAACTCTTATTCAAATACTTACAACATAATAAAAATGTCTATAATTAAAAATGCATTAAAAATGCATACAATAAAAGCTTATTGCAATGAATATCAGCTTTTTAACTTTATGTAAAGTTAATGTCTTAAAATCAACAATTTATTTACTACAAAATTATATAATTTATTATTACAAATTATTACCACACAAACAAGAGTTTTTTATTCTATTCAACTTTTAATAATCAGTAAGACAAATACTAAAATATTTTTGAGTATCTTCAATACGCAAAAAGCGGGATTCTGAAAGAATCCCGCTCTATGTAACGTGCCACACGCATTACATACTCAAAAACTTCTCTATCCTGTTCAAACCTTCAACAATATTCTCCATGGAAGTTGCATAAGACAACCTCACGTGAATATCCGTTCCAAAACCTGAACCCGGAACCAAAGCAACATTTGCTTTTTCCAGCAGAGCTTCCGCAAAGCTGTCGGAACCGGTTATTTTCATGCCGGCTATTTCTTTTCCGATAAGCTTTGATATGTTCATCATTACATAGAAAGCACCGTTTGGTTTTATACAGGATACCCCGTTCATTGAGTTTATCCTATCAACCATGTAATCTCTTCTCTTCACAAACTCTGCCGACATCTCGTCGATTATCTCCTGTGGTCCTTCAAGGGCAGCCAATGCAGCTTTCTGTGCTATTGAATTTGGATTTGATGTGGCATGACTCTGTACATTAGCCATAATTTTTGCAATTTGCTCGTTGCTGGCAGTATATCCTATTCTCCAACCTGTCATTGCATAAGATTTGGACACACCGTTAACAACTATGGTAAGGTCCTTAATTTTATCATTAAAGGATGCAATGCTCACATGCTTGTATCCGTCATAAATAAGCTTTTCGTATATTTCATCGGATATGATATATATACCTTTGCTCACAGCCAAATCGGCCACAGCTCTTAATTCCTCTTCACTGTAAATCATACCCGTAGGATTGCTCGGGCTGTTGATAATTATTGCTCTGGTTTTGTCTGTAATAGCTTTTTCAAGTTTATCTATCGTAAATTTAAAGCCCTCTTCCTCGGAACAATGAATGTAAACCGGCACTCCGTCTGCAAGCTTAACCATCTCAGGATAGCTTACCCATGCAGGAGTCGGAATAATTACCTCATCGCCGGGATTGCATATTGCCTGCAAAGCGTTAACCAGAGAATGCTTTGCACCGTTGCTTATTACAATATTTGAAGGATTGTAATCAAGCCCGTTGTCTCTCTTAAACTTCCGGCAAATAGCCTGTTTCAGCTCAAGTGTACCTGAAGCCGGAGTGTATTTGGTAAACCCGGCATTTATAGCATCTATTGCCGCTTTTTTTATGTGATCAGGTGTGTCAAAGTCGGGTTCACCTGCACCGAATCCAATTATATCAATTCCTTCTGACCTCATCTTTTTCGCTTTTGCATCTATAGCCAACGTGGAAGACGGGCTAATAGAAAGCGCCTTTTTTGAAACTACCATTTTATACCCTCCAAAACAATCTGATATGATATCATGTACCTTATTTTAATATATAATATTCGATTTTGCAAGTTATTGATATAAAAAATGCAAAATTATTTTTTGACATAAAATTATTACTCAATTTTATAAAAGATATGGTTTTTATGATGTCATTATTATCAGTTAAAATTTTAGAGATACACATCGAATTCCTTTCCAACTATAAAGTATAATCATTATCAAAATGCAAGTTTTTTATATTATTATTTCAATAACAATTATTATTTTATGGAATAAAATCCCTGAAAATCTTATGCATTAAAGAAAACATAACGGACAAAATAAATAACGCAAAGGGTTCGTGATGGTCGAGCCAAGAGTGTTATAAGGTCATTATATTGGCTTTATAACATTCGGCCAAAGATTAATATCAGGTTTCGTCCAGGGTTGACGCCAAGGCTTGATATTAGTCGGCGGGAAGAGTCTTGAATATCTGAAATTTTGGATGTTCGGATTCGAGCTAAGATTATTATTATTGCTTTATTGCAACAAATTGTCTCGTAGCCAGGTTGGTTTCGTTATGGCAATTGCTGTAAAGCAATGATAATAGTCGAACAAAGGTCTGTATAAATTCCTTTGATTTAGAGTTTAGAAATTTATACAGGCCGGCGTGAAGATCATCACGGGCTCTTTGTTACATAGTGTTACATACCATAAAAAACACATACTATAAAACATTTGATTACAGAACATTTTGAATTACCCTGAGAAAGTTCTTTCCGGCAAATTTTTCTATATTTTCACTGGAATAATTTAATTTTGCAAGCTCATTAAATATCTTTTCAATATCCTGTACTCCATTTATTCCTGCCGGCAAACCGTCAACACCGTCAAAATCAGCTCCAAGCCCAATATGGTCAGGACCGGCAAGGCTTGCTATGTACTCAATATGATTGATAATATCCTTTATCGTAGCTTCCTTGGAGTTGTTTAAAAATTCCGGATACAGGTTTATTCCAATTACTCCGCCATTATCTTTTACGGCCATTATCTGTTTGTCTGTGAGGTTCCTCCTGTGCGCACAAAGCCTTTGGGCATTTGAATGGGATACAATGACCGGAGCCGAAGTACACTCCAATACATCCCAAAAGCCCGTTTTTGATATATGGGAAAGGTCAATAAGCATTCCCAGCCGGTTCATTTCTTTTACCACTTCTCTTCCAAAAGGCGTAAGGCCGCCTCCCGAAGATTCGTCTTTGACCCCGTCGGCTATTTCATTGCGGTGATTCCATGTCAGGCAAATGCTCCTTACACCAAGTCTGTAAAGCATCCTTAAAACACCAAGGTCTCCCTGCAGGGCCTCACCGCCTTCTATTGAAAGCACTGCAGCAATCTTATTAGCCTTTACAGCCTCTTCAATATCATTGTAATTACAACATATCATAATGTCGTCTTTATTAACTTCAATCTGTCTGTAAAACTCATCAATTATCTGCAAAGCTCTTTTTAATGCGTATGCCTGACAGTAAGCAGGGTCTATAAATGCTGCAAAAAACTGAACATAGTTTCCTTTTGCTTTAAGCCTATCTATGTCAACATGGCAGTCATTCTTACGAAGTTGTGTACCCTTCTCCATTATTTTTGTTATTGTATCACAGTGTGCATCAACTATAATCATGATTCCACTCCCCAAAAGCGCTTATTAAAATTCCATAATTAAAACCAATTCAAAAGCTTTTCCGGCCTCTGTTTTCCTGCACGTACAAAACCTTTATTTATTATATTTCTAATGTATGTTTATTAATAAATAATTATGTTTATAATGCCCCGGTTTAAAGAAAATTTTTCATATCAACCGGAAAGCAGGCCTTTTTCGGCAAAACTTACATATTGTCCCCCGCAGACAATTATGTGGTCAACCACCTTTATAGAGATGGCTTCAAGAGCCGCTTTGATTCTTTTGGTTGCTTCAATATCCGCTTTCGACGGATTTAAAGTTCCGCCGGGATGATTATGTGCCAAAATCACACTGTTGGCCTTGTGGCGCAGTGCAGTTTCAACAATTATTCTAGGATACACCGGCGCTTCGTTTATCGTCCCTTCATGAACCAGTTCGGCATAATTTACCCTATTTTGTGCATCAAGACAAATAACATAAAAAACTTCATAATTTCTTCCCGCAAAAAGCGAAATGGCATATTGTCCGGCTTTTGCCGAACTGTTGAGCTCGGGCTTGTCCCTCCACTTATCATTAAGATAACGCCTTGAAAGATGGGGTATCAGTGACAGCAATATTGCAGAATTTTCTCCGATTCCCGGCGTAGTTGCCAAATCTTTTGGGTCTGCTTCAAACACACCGGACAAAGAACCATACCTGTTTAGAAGTGTGTGAGCCAATTCATTGGTATCTTTTCTTGGAATTGAAAAAAACAAAAGCAGTTCCAGCACCTGATGCTGCTCAAAACTGTCAAGTCCTTCCCTTAAAAATCTTTCTTTAAGTCTCTTTCTGTGACCTTCATGCACCAAGCGAATATTCCCCCTAATACGAGATAAAACCAGATTATAAATAAAATAAAGCCTTATAAAATAACCCTAATAATCCAACAAAACAAAGTTCTATAGCAAACTTTATATCTTAAGCTAATTTTATATCTTAAAACTATTTTAAAAGGCATTCTTAATCAAGGAAATCTCTTTTACTTCAATGTCGTCGCCTTTTTTCTCCATATAAACTTCCACCACATCAAACCTTACTTTTAAATCATTTATCCGGTTTTTACAAAGATATATCTGGGCAAGTCTTCTGATATTCTCCTGTTTTCTTATATTCACAGCCTCCCTTGGATAGCCGTATCCAAGAGAGCTTCTTGCCTTGACCTCAACAAAACAAATATAATCCTTTTCCCGGGAAATTATGTCTATTTCACCCAGTCTTCTGTATCGAAAGTTTGTTTCCAAAATCTCATAATTGTTTTCTTTCAAAAATTGAACAGCCGCAGCTTCTCCAATTGACCCTGCAGCTCTTTTGTTATTTTTGTTACCTACTTTGCTGTTCATCTTTCTCTCCACTTTTATCTTTTCTTTTCTCCATATTTTTTATCAACGCTGCCGACAAACACCAGAATCTGGGCCACAATATCATAAAGTTCCGGCGGAATTTCATCTCCAATGTTCATGGCATTTAAAGCAGCGGCAAGCTCTTCATTCTCATATATGGGAATGTTGTTTTCCTTTGCCTTTTCAAGTATTTTCTCCGCGATCTCGCCTTTTCCCAATCCTATGATTTGAGGAGCATTGTTTTCCTCAGGTGAATATTTTAAAGCTGCCACCTGCTTTATTTTTTTCCTGCCAGACATAAAACTTCCCCCGTCAATCAAATTTTGCAGTCAAACCCTCTGTTTCTTGTTCTTTC comes from Acetivibrio thermocellus ATCC 27405 and encodes:
- a CDS encoding dipeptidase, with the protein product MIIVDAHCDTITKIMEKGTQLRKNDCHVDIDRLKAKGNYVQFFAAFIDPAYCQAYALKRALQIIDEFYRQIEVNKDDIMICCNYNDIEEAVKANKIAAVLSIEGGEALQGDLGVLRMLYRLGVRSICLTWNHRNEIADGVKDESSGGGLTPFGREVVKEMNRLGMLIDLSHISKTGFWDVLECTSAPVIVSHSNAQRLCAHRRNLTDKQIMAVKDNGGVIGINLYPEFLNNSKEATIKDIINHIEYIASLAGPDHIGLGADFDGVDGLPAGINGVQDIEKIFNELAKLNYSSENIEKFAGKNFLRVIQNVL
- the radC gene encoding RadC family protein — encoded protein: MVHEGHRKRLKERFLREGLDSFEQHQVLELLLFFSIPRKDTNELAHTLLNRYGSLSGVFEADPKDLATTPGIGENSAILLSLIPHLSRRYLNDKWRDKPELNSSAKAGQYAISLFAGRNYEVFYVICLDAQNRVNYAELVHEGTINEAPVYPRIIVETALRHKANSVILAHNHPGGTLNPSKADIEATKRIKAALEAISIKVVDHIIVCGGQYVSFAEKGLLSG
- a CDS encoding helix-turn-helix domain-containing protein, giving the protein MQIGAKIRQLRIANQMTQEELADRAELSKGFISQIENDLTSPSINTLVDILQCLGTDLKTFFSDSEDKQIVFREKDYFSKTDNELKNTIEWVVPNSQKNAMEPIRMTLQPGGRSLEDHPHEGEEFGYVVKGSIEVHIGNECYRVNEGESFYFESTRKHYIVNVGESDAQVIWVSTPPTF
- a CDS encoding pyridoxal phosphate-dependent aminotransferase: MVVSKKALSISPSSTLAIDAKAKKMRSEGIDIIGFGAGEPDFDTPDHIKKAAIDAINAGFTKYTPASGTLELKQAICRKFKRDNGLDYNPSNIVISNGAKHSLVNALQAICNPGDEVIIPTPAWVSYPEMVKLADGVPVYIHCSEEEGFKFTIDKLEKAITDKTRAIIINSPSNPTGMIYSEEELRAVADLAVSKGIYIISDEIYEKLIYDGYKHVSIASFNDKIKDLTIVVNGVSKSYAMTGWRIGYTASNEQIAKIMANVQSHATSNPNSIAQKAALAALEGPQEIIDEMSAEFVKRRDYMVDRINSMNGVSCIKPNGAFYVMMNISKLIGKEIAGMKITGSDSFAEALLEKANVALVPGSGFGTDIHVRLSYATSMENIVEGLNRIEKFLSM
- a CDS encoding XAC2610-related protein translates to MNIKKLAIVIIFLCFGLLGCTANQKKEIPEPNNKIEKPKTENGNSSENEKTEDKTSQNDGKPTSEDMKESFTIDIGDGKHSFKVIMEARPFEEGENDEFYDSVLNISIYDVNDMSSPVQVIEDKTLDSLFKDYETVDANFDGYMDFCYVYNRGMANYYCKFWIWNPSSERFEESPGLSEISIPQFDNNSKVVKGYWRSSAAANETRYYKYIDGKLTCVRYLEMGDPDSEGMQTLVVKDYIDGELVEVFREKTLLTEDYKGEVYDRFFKWMDLNYHGG
- a CDS encoding YraN family protein, whose amino-acid sequence is MNSKVGNKNNKRAAGSIGEAAAVQFLKENNYEILETNFRYRRLGEIDIISREKDYICFVEVKARSSLGYGYPREAVNIRKQENIRRLAQIYLCKNRINDLKVRFDVVEVYMEKKGDDIEVKEISLIKNAF
- a CDS encoding EscU/YscU/HrcU family type III secretion system export apparatus switch protein, whose translation is MSGRKKIKQVAALKYSPEENNAPQIIGLGKGEIAEKILEKAKENNIPIYENEELAAALNAMNIGDEIPPELYDIVAQILVFVGSVDKKYGEKKR